One segment of Streptomyces roseifaciens DNA contains the following:
- a CDS encoding MFS transporter yields the protein MSAPTTESPSSTASPRPERNPTRWVVLAVICLAQLTVLLDNTVLTVAIPSLTEEMGAATSDIQWMINAYSLVQAGLLLTAGSAADRYGRKKLLAAGLALFGIGSLAAGLSETTGQLIAARAGMGVGGALLMTTTLAVIVQVFDDEERTKAIGLWGAVSSLGFAAGPLIGGALLNHFWWGSIFLINLPVAVLGLLAVLKWVPESKNPAGERPDLLGALLSTIGMTGVTFAIISGPGHGWTSARVLVPGAVGVVVLAAFAVWEQRAPYPMLDMQFFRNRRFVGAVSGSILVAFGMGGSFFLLTQHLQLVLGYDPLQTGLRMSPLALVIIVLNLTGVGARLLPKIGTPVSIAGGMGLLAAGLAAIAVLGADGYGGMFLGLVLMGTGIALAMPAMATAIMSAIPPEKAGVGAGLNGTLQECGNGLGVAVLGAVLNSRFAALVPAVAAGAGSLPAALSEARTDGDRAAIADAFATGVHTSQLVGAAAVLAGGLTAALLLRRAERSEPSQ from the coding sequence ATGTCAGCGCCGACCACGGAATCACCGAGCTCCACCGCCTCGCCGCGGCCGGAGCGCAACCCCACCCGGTGGGTGGTGCTCGCCGTGATCTGCCTCGCCCAGCTCACGGTCCTGCTCGACAACACCGTCCTCACGGTCGCCATTCCCTCCCTCACGGAGGAGATGGGCGCCGCGACGTCCGACATCCAGTGGATGATCAACGCCTATTCGCTGGTCCAGGCCGGACTGCTGCTCACCGCGGGCAGCGCCGCCGACCGCTACGGACGCAAGAAGCTGCTCGCCGCCGGGCTCGCCCTCTTCGGCATCGGCTCGCTCGCGGCGGGCCTGTCGGAGACCACCGGGCAGCTGATCGCCGCCCGCGCCGGCATGGGCGTCGGCGGAGCGCTGCTCATGACGACCACGCTCGCCGTGATCGTCCAGGTCTTCGACGACGAGGAGCGCACCAAGGCGATCGGGCTGTGGGGCGCGGTCAGCTCGCTCGGCTTCGCCGCCGGGCCGCTGATCGGCGGGGCGCTCCTCAACCACTTCTGGTGGGGCTCGATCTTCCTGATCAACCTGCCGGTGGCGGTGCTCGGACTGCTGGCCGTCCTCAAGTGGGTGCCGGAGTCCAAGAATCCGGCCGGTGAGCGGCCCGACCTGCTCGGTGCGCTGCTCTCCACGATCGGCATGACCGGCGTCACCTTCGCGATCATCTCCGGGCCCGGGCACGGGTGGACGTCCGCGCGGGTGCTCGTCCCGGGCGCCGTGGGCGTCGTGGTGCTGGCGGCGTTCGCGGTGTGGGAGCAGCGGGCTCCGTACCCGATGCTCGACATGCAGTTCTTCCGCAACCGGCGGTTCGTGGGCGCGGTCTCCGGCTCCATCCTCGTCGCCTTCGGCATGGGCGGATCCTTCTTCCTGCTCACGCAGCACCTGCAGCTCGTGCTCGGCTACGACCCGCTGCAGACCGGTCTGCGGATGTCGCCGCTGGCGCTGGTCATCATCGTCCTCAACCTGACGGGCGTCGGGGCGCGCCTCCTGCCGAAGATCGGCACGCCCGTCTCGATCGCGGGCGGCATGGGGCTGCTGGCGGCGGGGCTCGCGGCGATCGCGGTCCTCGGTGCGGACGGGTACGGCGGGATGTTCCTCGGGCTCGTGCTGATGGGCACCGGCATCGCGCTGGCCATGCCGGCCATGGCCACGGCGATCATGTCCGCGATCCCGCCGGAGAAGGCGGGCGTCGGCGCCGGGCTCAACGGCACGCTGCAGGAGTGCGGCAACGGGCTCGGCGTGGCCGTCCTCGGCGCGGTCCTGAACTCGCGCTTCGCGGCGCTGGTCCCTGCGGTGGCCGCGGGAGCGGGGTCGCTCCCGGCGGCGCTGTCCGAGGCCCGCACGGACGGGGACCGCGCGGCGATCGCCGACGCGTTCGCCACCGGGGTGCACACCAGTCAGCTGGTGGGCGCGGCGGCGGTCCTGGCGGGCGGCCTGACCGCAGCGCTCCTGCTGCGCAGGGCGGAACGCTCGGAGCCGTCGCAGTAA
- a CDS encoding MarR family winged helix-turn-helix transcriptional regulator, whose amino-acid sequence MAEQEQYEELARQLSAVAAVRRDLARVLPADCSPAAAVVLTMLRQYGEMRMGKLAELLLIDMSVTSRHVAYAEARGWLERHPDPADRRSRLLRISPGGEALLRQVSGRYTQALATCLQDWSSEDVGRLIELLGRFRDSFDGCRTTRTA is encoded by the coding sequence GTGGCCGAGCAGGAGCAGTACGAAGAGCTCGCCCGGCAGCTCAGCGCCGTCGCCGCCGTCCGGCGCGACCTCGCCCGCGTACTCCCGGCGGACTGCTCGCCGGCCGCAGCCGTCGTGCTGACGATGCTGCGGCAGTACGGCGAGATGCGCATGGGCAAGCTGGCCGAACTGCTGCTGATCGACATGTCGGTGACCAGCCGGCACGTCGCCTACGCGGAGGCCCGGGGCTGGCTCGAACGGCACCCGGACCCCGCGGACCGGCGCTCCCGGCTGCTGCGCATCAGCCCCGGCGGCGAGGCCCTGCTCCGGCAGGTCTCCGGGCGCTACACGCAGGCGCTCGCGACCTGCCTGCAGGACTGGTCCTCGGAGGACGTCGGCCGGCTCATCGAGCTGCTCGGACGCTTCCGCGACAGCTTCGACGGCTGCCGGACCACCCGCACCGCGTAG
- a CDS encoding TetR/AcrR family transcriptional regulator: protein MAGGGKGAASGPRASVWLAGKPDPAPRRGDDQGAGLDRRRIVAATIRLLDADGLEKFSMRRLAAELGVTAMSVYWYVDNKDDLLEYALDETWAEVTLPDLSDDGADWRDQLRSVAEAYRSCLAAHPWVSHLVGRYLNLGPRSMAFSNATIAVMSRSGIPRERVTGALAALFQFVYGFCTIEGLYKERCRAAGTTEDEYFQDVMNVVSATPEWAESYQEAAEVTETWGKAGSVAEMRQRDFAYALDTVIAGIEVMRDRGSDA, encoded by the coding sequence ATGGCGGGCGGCGGTAAGGGCGCGGCGAGCGGGCCGCGGGCCAGTGTGTGGCTGGCCGGGAAGCCCGACCCCGCCCCACGGCGCGGGGACGACCAGGGCGCGGGCCTCGACCGGCGGCGCATCGTCGCCGCCACGATCCGCCTGCTCGACGCCGATGGCCTGGAGAAGTTCTCCATGCGGCGCCTCGCCGCCGAGCTGGGCGTGACCGCGATGTCGGTCTACTGGTACGTCGACAACAAGGACGACCTCCTCGAGTACGCCCTCGACGAGACCTGGGCCGAGGTGACCCTCCCGGACCTGTCCGACGACGGCGCCGACTGGCGCGACCAGCTCCGCAGCGTGGCCGAGGCCTACCGCAGCTGCCTCGCCGCCCACCCGTGGGTCTCCCACCTGGTGGGCCGGTACCTCAACCTCGGGCCCCGCTCCATGGCGTTCTCGAACGCCACCATCGCCGTGATGAGCCGCAGCGGCATCCCCCGGGAGCGCGTCACCGGCGCGCTCGCCGCCCTCTTCCAGTTCGTCTACGGCTTCTGCACGATCGAGGGCCTGTACAAGGAGCGCTGCCGGGCGGCCGGCACCACCGAGGACGAGTACTTCCAGGACGTCATGAACGTGGTCTCCGCGACCCCCGAGTGGGCGGAGAGCTACCAGGAGGCCGCCGAGGTCACCGAGACCTGGGGGAAGGCGGGGTCCGTCGCGGAGATGCGGCAGCGCGACTTCGCGTACGCCCTCGACACGGTGATCGCCGGCATCGAGGTCATGCGGGACCGCGGCTCCGACGCCTGA
- a CDS encoding glycosyltransferase family 39 protein — protein sequence MTTMTKAAKLRLAALLAVTGALYLWDLGASGYANQFYAAAAQAGGASWKAFFFGASDAAGAITVDKPPAALWPMGLSVRLFGLGPWAILVPEALMGVAAVGVLYASVRRYFGEAAGLLAGAAFALTPVAALMFRFDNPDALLCLLMVCAVACVLRALEAGRTAWLLLAGLCFGLGFLTKTLQAWLILPPLALLYAVCAPVRPLRRAGQLLLAGLVTVVSGGWWVAVVELWPAGSRPYIGGSQHNSFLELTFGYNGLGRLNGNETGSVGGGGGPGGGRWGETGMLRLFGTDMGGQIAWLLPAAFALLVAGMLLTRRAGRTDIRRAALLAWGGALLMTFAVFSFMSGIFHQYYNVALAPYVAALTGAGAVLLWQRRAFAPLAAVVAGTAAWAYVLLGRTPQWLPWLKWAVLLGGVAAGCALLLVRRGRGSGREGAPARGAVAVAVALSTGSALAAPLAYTLNTVRTPHGGSIVTAGPAVEGAGRFGGGGGGGVRAAGRGGERFAGPGGALPGPGGQAPRGGRGPGAFGGSGGPSGSGGPGGTEGGGRPGGGGMGGLLGGQRVGDAAAAAVKKDAASYTWAAAAVGSQNAAAYQLATQVPVMAVGGFNGSDPAPTLRQFEAYVAAGKVHYFIASGGAERRGGPGGGARGSSVSAEITAWVEARFTKVTVGGATLYDLTRPVRK from the coding sequence ATGACCACGATGACGAAGGCCGCGAAGCTGCGGTTGGCCGCCCTGCTCGCCGTCACCGGTGCGCTCTACCTCTGGGACCTCGGCGCGTCCGGCTACGCCAACCAGTTCTACGCCGCGGCCGCGCAGGCGGGCGGCGCGAGCTGGAAGGCGTTCTTCTTCGGCGCGTCCGACGCCGCCGGGGCGATCACCGTCGACAAGCCGCCGGCCGCGCTCTGGCCGATGGGCCTGTCCGTACGGCTCTTCGGGCTCGGCCCGTGGGCGATCCTCGTGCCCGAGGCGCTGATGGGCGTGGCCGCGGTGGGGGTGCTGTACGCCTCCGTGCGGCGGTACTTCGGGGAGGCGGCAGGGCTGCTGGCGGGTGCGGCGTTCGCGCTGACGCCCGTCGCCGCGCTGATGTTCCGCTTCGACAACCCCGATGCGCTGCTGTGCCTGCTGATGGTGTGCGCAGTGGCGTGCGTCCTGCGTGCGCTGGAGGCCGGGCGGACGGCGTGGCTGCTCCTGGCGGGGCTCTGCTTCGGCCTCGGTTTCCTCACCAAGACGCTGCAGGCGTGGCTGATCCTGCCGCCGCTCGCCCTGCTGTACGCGGTGTGCGCGCCGGTGCGGCCGCTGCGGCGGGCGGGGCAGCTGCTGCTCGCGGGGCTGGTGACCGTCGTCTCCGGCGGCTGGTGGGTCGCCGTGGTCGAGCTGTGGCCCGCGGGCTCGCGCCCGTACATCGGCGGCTCGCAGCACAACAGCTTCCTCGAACTCACCTTCGGCTACAACGGACTCGGCCGTCTCAACGGCAACGAGACCGGGAGCGTGGGCGGAGGCGGCGGGCCCGGCGGCGGGCGCTGGGGCGAGACCGGCATGCTGCGGCTGTTCGGGACGGACATGGGAGGCCAGATCGCCTGGCTGCTGCCCGCGGCGTTCGCGCTGCTGGTGGCCGGGATGCTGCTGACCCGGCGCGCCGGGAGGACGGACATCCGCCGGGCGGCGCTCCTGGCGTGGGGCGGGGCGCTGCTGATGACCTTCGCGGTCTTCAGCTTCATGTCCGGGATCTTCCACCAGTACTACAACGTCGCCCTGGCGCCGTACGTGGCGGCGCTCACCGGCGCGGGAGCCGTACTGCTGTGGCAGCGCCGGGCGTTCGCTCCGCTGGCCGCGGTGGTGGCGGGGACGGCCGCCTGGGCGTACGTCCTCCTCGGCCGTACTCCGCAGTGGCTGCCGTGGCTGAAGTGGGCCGTGCTGCTGGGCGGTGTCGCGGCGGGGTGTGCGCTGCTGCTCGTACGGCGGGGGCGGGGGAGCGGGCGGGAGGGTGCGCCGGCGCGCGGGGCCGTGGCGGTGGCCGTGGCCCTGTCCACCGGCAGTGCGCTGGCGGCGCCGCTCGCGTACACGCTGAATACCGTGCGCACGCCGCACGGCGGGTCGATCGTGACGGCCGGGCCGGCGGTGGAGGGCGCGGGGCGGTTCGGCGGCGGCGGAGGCGGAGGCGTGCGGGCGGCCGGGCGGGGCGGCGAACGGTTCGCCGGGCCGGGGGGTGCGCTGCCCGGTCCGGGCGGTCAGGCGCCGCGAGGGGGCCGCGGGCCCGGGGCGTTCGGCGGCTCCGGCGGCCCTAGTGGTTCCGGTGGTCCCGGTGGGACCGAGGGTGGCGGTCGGCCCGGCGGCGGAGGCATGGGCGGTCTGCTCGGCGGTCAGCGCGTGGGGGACGCCGCGGCCGCCGCGGTGAAGAAGGACGCCGCCTCGTACACCTGGGCGGCCGCCGCCGTCGGCTCGCAGAACGCGGCCGCCTACCAGCTCGCCACGCAGGTGCCGGTGATGGCCGTCGGCGGGTTCAACGGGAGCGATCCGGCGCCGACGCTGCGGCAGTTCGAGGCGTACGTGGCGGCAGGGAAGGTGCACTACTTCATCGCCTCCGGCGGCGCGGAACGGCGGGGCGGGCCCGGCGGCGGCGCGCGGGGGAGCTCCGTCTCCGCGGAGATCACGGCCTGGGTGGAGGCGCGCTTCACCAAGGTCACGGTGGGCGGGGCGACGCTCTACGACCTGACGAGGCCGGTGCGGAAATAA